From Populus trichocarpa isolate Nisqually-1 chromosome 19, P.trichocarpa_v4.1, whole genome shotgun sequence, a single genomic window includes:
- the LOC7491065 gene encoding cation/calcium exchanger 1, with the protein MASFSTSRAKSKTIILFLNITFLFLFFFYLSTSYFIDQSTEPKVTANHSLVLQESIKTDGCSGIHDYIDYRSKCIYVKSHIGCRPKGYINYLQIFYCTCGQFSILGYIMLLLWLAVLFYLLGNTAADYFCPALESLSKLLKLSPTIAGVTLLSLGNGAPDVFASIVSFTRSSNGGVGLNSILGGAFFVSSVVVGVISLLSGPREIYVDKSSFIRDVCFFLFSLCSLLLIIIVGKISLWGAISFLSIYLGYVGVVCIMHFDRYRKENRLTVDGNQEEDFLERGIPLLGYVDHEKPILVDKTTADDQRSSLIFCNLNSPFFYYLGSLLYVLELPLSLPRRLTIPVVSEARWSRPFAVISVALAPILLAALCTSQKEKEFGSRSSLVAYVIAVLIGMVLCNLACVTTTKCSPPKKSLFPWLAGGFLMSVTWTYIIAEELVSLLISLGYVLGINPSVLGLTVLAWGNSLGDLIANVAMAMTGGADGAQIAISGCYAGPMFNTLLGLGISLVISSGSKYPSSFVVPEDPSLYETIGFLMGGLLWALVILPRKDMRLDKSLGIGLLAIYLCFLSLTLARSLGLLKLHGFS; encoded by the coding sequence ATGGCAAGTTTCAGCACCTCAAGAGCCAAGTCCAAGACGATCATTCTTTTCCTTAACATCacctttctcttcctcttctttttctatctTTCAACCTCATATTTTATCGATCAATCCACTGAACCAAAAGTCACTGCAAACCATTCTTTAGTGCTTCAAGAATCGATCAAAACCGATGGCTGCAGCGGAATTCATGACTACATAGATTACAGGTCCAAGTGTATTTATGTCAAGTCTCATATTGGATGCAGGCCCAAAGGGTATATAAACTATCTTCAAATCTTTTACTGTACTTGTGGCCAATTTTCCATCCTTGGCTATATTATGTTGTTACTGTGGCTGGCTGTTCTGTTCTATCTGTTAGGCAATACAGCAGCAGATTACTTCTGTCCCGCCTTAGAAAGCTTGTCCAAACTCTTGAAGCTTTCTCCAACTATTGCTGGTGTCACCCTTCTTTCACTTGGCAATGGCGCTCCGGATGTTTTTGCTAGTATTGTTTCCTTCACTAGGTCTAGCAATGGTGGAGTTGGCCTGAATAGTATTTTGGGTGGCGCTTTTTTTGTGTCTAGTGTGGTGGTTGGTGTTATAAGTTTATTATCTGGTCCTCGAGAGATTTATGTTGACAAGTCTAGCTTCATTAGAGATGTCTGCTTCTTTCTGTTCTCTCTCTGTTCTCTTCTCTTGATTATTATTGTGGGGAAAATATCCTTGTGGGGtgccatttcttttctttctatctaCTTGGGTTATGTCGGTGTGGTTTGCATCATGCACTTTGATCGGTACCGAAAAGAGAATCGTTTAACTGTAGATGGCAACCAGGAGGAGGATTTTTTGGAGAGGGGTATACCTTTACTTGGTTATGTTGATCATGAAAAACCAATTTTGGTGGACAAAACCACTGCTGATGATCAGCGAAGTTCATTGATTTTTTGTAATCTCAattctccctttttttattacCTGGGTAGCCTTCTGTATGTTTTGGAGTTACCTCTGTCCTTGCCAAGAAGATTGACTATACCTGTGGTTAGTGAGGCGAGGTGGTCTAGGCCATTTGCAGTAATTTCTGTGGCGTTGGCACCAATTTTATTGGCTGCACTATGCACCTcccaaaaggaaaaggagttTGGTTCAAGAAGCAGCCTAGTAGCTTATGTGATAGCAGTATTGATTGGGATGGTTCTCTGCAATCTTGCATGCGTGACAACAACGAAGTGTAGCCCACCAAAGAAGTCCTTGTTCCCTTGGCTTGCTGGTGGGTTTTTGATGAGTGTAACTTGGACATATATTATCGCTGAGGAATTGGTCTCTTTATTGATTTCACTAGGCTATGTACTCGGGATTAACCCTTCAGTTCTCGGATTAACTGTCCTGGCTTGGGGCAACTCACTCGGAGATTTGATAGCTAATGTTGCCATGGCGATGACTGGTGGGGCAGACGGTGCCCAAATTGCAATATCAGGCTGCTATGCTGGTCCCATGTTCAACACATTGCTGGGTTTGGGCATTTCACTAGTCATCTCATCAGGGTCCAAATATCCATCTTCATTTGTCGTCCCTGAAGACCCTTCTCTCTATGAGACTATAGGGTTTTTGATGGGAGGCTTGCTCTGGGCCCTTGTGATCTTGCCGAGGAAGGACATGAGGTTAGATAAGTCTCTTGGGATTGGTCTCTTAGCTATATATCTCTGTTTTCTGTCTCTGACGCTGGCCAGGTCTCTTGGTCTCTTGAAACTTCATGGGTTTTCTTAG